A stretch of Streptococcus sp. oral taxon 061 DNA encodes these proteins:
- a CDS encoding ABC transporter ATP-binding protein, which yields MLFQKIKAYKWQALASLIMTGLMVTSSLLQPRYLQEVLEALLAGDNEAIYNIGFWLILVALIGLVAGGINVVLAAYIAQGVSSDLREDAFRKIQTFSYANIEKFNAGNLVVRMTNDINQIQNVVMMTFQILFRLPILFIGSFILAVVTLPSLWWVLVLMVVLIVAMTGLMMGMMGPRFAKFQTLLERINAIAKENLRGVRVVKSFVREKDQFAKFTQVSDELLGENLYIGYAFSIVQPVMMMISYGAVFLSIWLVAGMAESDPSVVGSIASFVNYLSQIIFTIVMVGFLGNSVTRAMISLRRIREILDTEPAMTFNDVEDEELEGSLSFENVTFTYPNDEEPILKNVSFDIAAGEMVGVVGATGAGKSTLAQLIPRLFDPQQGSIKIGGKDIRTVSEGTLRKTVSIVLQKAILFSGTIADNLRQGKGDATVSEMERAARIAQASEFISRMDLAFESPVEERGTNFSGGQKQRMSIARGIVSNPKILIFDDSTSALDAKSERLVQEALNKDLKGTTTIIIAQKISSVVHADKILVLDQGRLIGQGKHADLVATNPVYREIYETQKGKEE from the coding sequence ATGCTGTTTCAGAAAATAAAAGCCTATAAATGGCAGGCTCTGGCTTCCTTAATTATGACAGGTCTAATGGTAACGAGTTCACTCCTGCAACCACGTTATTTGCAGGAAGTTTTAGAGGCCTTGCTAGCAGGAGATAATGAAGCTATTTACAATATCGGTTTTTGGTTAATCCTGGTTGCCTTGATTGGTCTAGTCGCAGGTGGAATTAATGTTGTATTAGCAGCCTACATTGCTCAGGGAGTTTCGTCAGACTTACGGGAAGATGCCTTTCGTAAGATTCAAACTTTTTCATACGCTAATATTGAGAAATTTAATGCAGGGAACCTTGTTGTGCGTATGACCAACGATATCAATCAGATTCAAAACGTCGTTATGATGACCTTCCAAATCCTCTTTCGACTACCGATTTTATTTATTGGTTCCTTTATATTAGCCGTTGTCACTCTACCTTCGTTGTGGTGGGTGCTGGTTCTTATGGTCGTTTTGATCGTCGCCATGACAGGTCTTATGATGGGGATGATGGGACCGCGCTTTGCAAAATTCCAGACCTTATTGGAGCGTATCAATGCCATTGCCAAAGAAAATTTACGTGGTGTGCGCGTGGTTAAGTCTTTTGTTCGAGAAAAAGACCAGTTTGCTAAGTTTACGCAGGTATCCGATGAATTACTGGGTGAAAACCTTTATATCGGCTACGCCTTTTCTATCGTTCAACCTGTAATGATGATGATTTCATACGGGGCTGTCTTTCTTTCAATCTGGCTTGTAGCAGGTATGGCAGAGTCAGATCCGTCAGTAGTTGGTTCCATTGCTTCCTTTGTAAACTACCTGAGTCAGATTATCTTTACCATCGTCATGGTTGGATTTTTGGGGAACTCAGTTACTCGTGCCATGATTTCCCTTCGTCGTATTCGTGAAATCCTTGATACAGAACCAGCTATGACTTTCAATGATGTGGAAGATGAAGAATTGGAAGGAAGTCTCAGTTTTGAAAATGTGACCTTTACCTATCCAAATGATGAAGAACCTATCCTAAAGAATGTATCCTTCGATATCGCAGCTGGTGAAATGGTTGGGGTTGTCGGAGCAACTGGTGCAGGGAAATCAACCTTGGCTCAGTTGATTCCACGATTATTTGATCCTCAGCAAGGTTCGATCAAGATTGGTGGAAAGGACATTCGGACAGTTAGTGAAGGGACGCTTCGTAAGACAGTTTCTATCGTCCTACAAAAAGCCATTCTCTTTAGTGGAACCATTGCAGATAATCTCAGACAAGGTAAGGGAGATGCGACAGTTTCAGAAATGGAACGCGCAGCTCGCATCGCCCAGGCCAGTGAATTTATTAGTCGTATGGACTTAGCCTTTGAAAGTCCGGTTGAAGAACGTGGGACCAACTTTTCTGGTGGACAAAAACAAAGAATGTCCATTGCGCGTGGGATTGTCAGCAATCCTAAGATATTGATTTTCGATGATTCAACCTCTGCCCTTGATGCCAAATCAGAACGTTTGGTCCAAGAAGCCCTCAACAAGGATTTGAAGGGGACGACTACGATTATCATCGCACAAAAAATTAGTTCTGTTGTTCATGCTGATAAAATTTTAGTGCTTGACCAAGGTCGCTTGATTGGTCAAGGTAAGCATGCTGACTTGGTTGCAACGAATCCAGTTTATCGTGAAATTTACGAGACGCAAAAAGGAAAGGAGGAGTAG
- a CDS encoding histidine phosphatase family protein produces MSSVKLYLVRHGKTMFNTIGRAQGWSDTPLTADGERGIHELGIGLRESGLTFERAYSSDSGRTIQTMGIILEELGLTGQIPYRMDKRIREWCFGSFDGAYDGDLFMGIIPRIFNVDHVHRLSYAELAEGLVEVDTAGWAEGWEKLSGRIWEGFEAIAKEMEANGGGNALVVSHGMTIGTIVYLINGMHPHGLDNGSVTILEYQDGQFSVEIVGDCSYREIGRVKLDEQDSSEQ; encoded by the coding sequence ATGTCAAGTGTAAAATTGTATCTAGTACGTCATGGGAAAACAATGTTTAATACGATTGGTCGTGCTCAAGGTTGGAGTGATACTCCCCTAACAGCTGATGGAGAACGAGGCATTCATGAATTGGGGATTGGTTTGCGGGAGTCAGGTTTAACCTTTGAACGTGCTTATTCAAGCGATTCTGGGCGGACCATTCAGACAATGGGAATTATCCTTGAAGAACTTGGTTTGACAGGGCAAATTCCTTATCGCATGGATAAGCGAATTCGTGAATGGTGCTTTGGTAGTTTTGATGGTGCTTATGATGGGGACTTATTTATGGGGATTATTCCTCGTATCTTTAATGTCGATCATGTGCATCGTTTGTCCTATGCTGAGCTGGCTGAAGGTCTGGTAGAAGTGGATACAGCAGGCTGGGCTGAAGGCTGGGAAAAACTAAGTGGTCGTATCTGGGAAGGTTTTGAAGCCATTGCCAAGGAAATGGAAGCTAATGGGGGAGGAAATGCTCTGGTAGTTAGCCATGGAATGACAATCGGAACCATTGTCTATCTTATCAACGGCATGCATCCGCATGGTCTTGATAATGGAAGTGTGACGATTCTCGAGTACCAAGATGGTCAGTTCTCAGTTGAGATTGTTGGGGACTGTAGCTACCGTGAAATTGGACGAGTTAAGCTAGACGAGCAAGATAGTTCAGAACAATAA